Part of the Planctomycetota bacterium genome is shown below.
GCATCACCAAGATCGTGTTCGACCGAAACGGTCGACGCTACCATGGCCGCGTGAAGGCGTTGGCCGACGCGGCCCGTGAGGGCGGACTCGAGTTCTAAAGCGGAAAATCAGCATGTCAGACGAGACGAAAACGACAGACAACGCCCCGGAAGTCACGCCGACCGAGCCGGCCCAGATCTCGCCGCAGGCCGACGGTCCCGCCGCCGAGGCACCCGCCGAGACGGCCAAGACCGACGCGGCACCTTCGCCCGCGGCTGCCGGCGGCACCTTCACCGGTGGCGGCGAAGGCAAGGCTCCCGAGGCCCGCGTCGGCGGACGTCCCCCGCGTGGTGGCCAGCAAGGCGGTCAGCGTGGCGGCGATCGTGGTCGCGGCCGTGGTCGTGGTCGCGGTCGTGATGAAGGCGCTGACGACGGCATCGAATCGAACGTCATCCGTATCTACCGCTGCTCGAAGGTGGTCAAGGGCGGCCGCACGTTCAGCTTCGCCGCACTCGTCGTTGCCGGTGATCGCGCCGGTTCCGTCGGCATCGGTTACGGCAAGGCCAACGAGGTTCCATCAGCCGTCGAGAAGGCCACCAAGGAGGCCCGCCGCACCATGAAGAAAATCCCCATGGTCGGCACCACCATTCCGCACCCGGCACTGGGCGCTTCCGGCACCAGCCGCGTGCAGCTCATCCCGGCCAACCCCGGCACCGGCGTCACCGCCGGCAAGACTGTCCGCCCGCTCCTCGAGCTCGCCGGCGTCACCGACGTTCTCACCAAGGCCTACGGCTCGACCAGCCCGAAGAACCTGCTCAAGGCCACCATCGACGCCCTGCGTCAACTCCGCAGCGCCGACCAGGTCAAGCAGATGCGCGGTGTCGATCTGCCCGACTCGGCCGGCACGCTGACCGTGGCCAGCTAAATCACTCATCAACGCGAGGCCCTTCGCCGGGCCGACTAGTCAAAGAAAGGCGAAACACCATGTCCGTCGGACACGAAATCACTAAGGGACTCAAGCACA
Proteins encoded:
- the rpsE gene encoding 30S ribosomal protein S5, whose translation is MSDETKTTDNAPEVTPTEPAQISPQADGPAAEAPAETAKTDAAPSPAAAGGTFTGGGEGKAPEARVGGRPPRGGQQGGQRGGDRGRGRGRGRGRDEGADDGIESNVIRIYRCSKVVKGGRTFSFAALVVAGDRAGSVGIGYGKANEVPSAVEKATKEARRTMKKIPMVGTTIPHPALGASGTSRVQLIPANPGTGVTAGKTVRPLLELAGVTDVLTKAYGSTSPKNLLKATIDALRQLRSADQVKQMRGVDLPDSAGTLTVAS